Sequence from the Argentina anserina chromosome 7, drPotAnse1.1, whole genome shotgun sequence genome:
TTTGTGGTTTTTAGTTTGAGAGAGTGAAAGTTGTTTGGGGTTTTGGGGAACATAGAATTTTTGAGAAACAAAGTTTGCATCTTTTTTCTGGCTTGAGGTTTTGATCAATTCGgattttgaaatttgtttTGTGATGGCTGTTGTGAGGTCTGTTCCTGCAATGATGCGACCGGCTGAGCCAATAAGGTATCCTGATACTTCAGATATGGCTAGTTTTGGAGAGATTGTGGTGGAGCCTGTGGCTCGGGTGATCCAAGATATGATATATGTGACAGTGGGGACTTCTGTGAAGGAGAGCAAGTCGAATCTGATTTGGACATTGCAGAACTCAGGAGGGAAGAGGGTTTGCATAATTCATGTTCATCAGCCTGCAATGATGATTCCAATGAGTAAGTCTGTACCATAGTCCACACATATGTATGTTTAATTgtctattttttttgtatgattATAGCAGTTCTGGgttttaaataaatatttatactCCATGGGGTTGTAGTATGATTGCTgtgatttaattattaagtttTTAGTTCATACCTTGTCGTCACTTGATAGTGCTTTGCCTCTTGAGTCTTGAGGCCGAGATTTGTTAGGTGGTCTGAGCAACTCGAATGAATGTGGGAAATTGAAGAATTGGAAATCTGAAAACTTAGTTGGTTCAATTTGTTAAATGTTTTTGGAACTTAAAAGTCATTTCATTGTGATCTGTGAAAGTTTGTGAAAAGACTTGTACCGGAGTTGGCTTAGATGTTGGTACAGCAAACTTGCAGTCTCTGAATTTTTGCTGAGATTAATATTCCACTTTTTCCTTGATTTTCAGTGGGAACTAAGTTTCCAGCAAGCCAAATGAAGGATCAGGAAGTCAGAGCATTTCGTGAAATCGAAAGGCAAAACATGCAAAAGATCCTAGAAGATTACCTTCGTATATGTCGTCAAATGGGGGTACTGTTACTCTTATCTTCTTGTTTGTTCCTTTGCCCTGTGTTGGCTTTACCTAGAATTATAATTTTCTCTTGAAAGAGCTGTTACTTTTCTAATAGTTTTAACATCATCAAGATTCCAGGAGTTGGGTTATGCAAATAAATTACTGTTCTTTTGGAATTGGtagataaataaatataaggaTAAAGTTCTTATATCATCTGTGGATGCAAGACTTTGACTATTTGTATATTTCAAAAGAAGATTTGTAATATTTGTTCTACGCATCCAAGCTTTATGATATGTTTGACTAATAACTGCTTTTTGCAGGTTCGAGCAGAAAAATTACATATTGAAATGGACTGTATTGAGAAGGGAATAGTGGAACTCATCTCTCAACACGGGATCAGGAAGCTAGTTATGGGAGCAGCAGCAGACAAGTCCCATTCAAGGTAGTTTAGTACTGATTCTGTTTTTGTGTCTGTGAAATAGAGTAATTAATAGTTAATTACCAGGTAGTAAATCTCAGTGACGGGTTTCTTTGTGTTTAGTATTTGTATTGTGCATCTTTTACCTGAGGTTGCTTCTCCTGAATTGACATAGCAGGAAAATGACGGACCTCAAGTCTAAGAAAGCCATATACGTGCGTGAGCATGCACCTATTTTCTGTCACATACAATTTGTTTGCAAGGGGCACCTTATACACACCAGGTTAGTTATACAACTTATATGTTATTTCCCAACTGAAATACAGAGAAATAGGAAATCTTGAaactcttcatatataaaattttGTGAATGATTTGAGAAAGAGACACAATTATATGCTCAGAgcaagcatatggttttggttgttTACATAATCCCTCATTAGTAATCTGCGAGGCTGATTATATTATTCTGACTGTACAAATAAGTTTCGTATCAATTTCTGAGTTTTATTAACTCTGCTGTATTTAATGATGACTAATATGCATGTGCAATGGCTAAATAGGGAAGCAAATTTAGATGCAATTGATACGCAAGTTGCATTGCCACCGCCAAGGCCAAGCCCCGATTCTGAACCATCACGACTTCATTTGAGATCAAGATCATCTGTGACATTTGGGCAGAATAATCGACTGCCACTCAGCAACCCAGCTCAAGATTTGTTCCGTCGGGTAAGATCGTCAAAAACTGACAAATATGGAGGAAGCACATCAGATGTTACAGAAGGGATTTCAACTCCTTCAAGCAGTAGGTTGGAAGCAGACGGGATTGTTGATGAATGGGATCGCCTGTCAAGGAGTGCTTCTGGATATTCATCATGCTCTTCTTCTGCATTGGGTGATTTACCTTTGATACAGTTTGAGAGGATTGAGGGAAGTGAAAATGGTTCAGGAAACTCGATTGCACTTACTCATCTCAAAGATCTTAATCGTTCATCCCCTCCCAGTGTATTGGTAAGTGCAAACTGTCCCTTGGTGGATGTTCCATCTCGTTGATTCATGATATGAATATAGATTTAAAAATTGTTATTCACTTGCCACTTGGGAATCAGCTGAGTTGGTTTCAGTTATTAGGATCTTAGAAATGTAATGGTTTAGCAGGATGGAAATGTAGACGATACTCTTTATGATCATCTTGACCAAGCAATGGCAGAGGCTGAAAATGCAAAGCGAGAAGCATTTGAAGAGGCTATTAGGCGTGGGAAAGCAGAAAAAGATGCTATAGATGCTATACGAAGGGTAATCCTTTTTAGTTGGCATTTAATATTACCTCCTCCACTGATTGcaatgaaattttatttaaattggtaataagaaatttagaattttatcatttctcTCCACTTTTCGTCTTCTTTAATCAGCAACAGGTGTGATGTAGATAATAGATTGTTCATCTTAGAGGTGTAGTATTTTATATGGCAATATACAGTTGACTATTATATTACTGAATTATCTAAGCTCAGAAAATAGACAAGATCCAATTGCACTTTGCATGGAATTGATGTTTTAATATTGGCTCCTGTACTcccaagaaaagaaagaaagatatGGAACTTGTACCACATATGTAGTGGTAGAAATAATGTTCAATTACCATACATGAAGTCATGAATCTATGTTCAGATGTTCTTTCTACCAAAGGAAACCCTCATGAACAAACTAATTAACCTGAAGTATGCATTACAGGCTAAGGCATCAGAGTTCTTATACAATGAGGAgttgaaacaaagaaaagaaattgaggacaCAGTagcaagagaaagagaagaacttGAAAAGATGAAAAGGCAACGAGATGAAGTCATGGAAGAATTAAGTGCCGCCTTAGAACAAAAATCACAACTCGAGAGCCAAATTATTGAGTCTGATCGGATAGTCCAGAGCTTGGAGCAGAAGATCATTTCTGCTGTGGATCTCTTACAAAGTTACAAAAGAGAACGGGATGAGTTGCATGTAGAGCGTGATAATGCTCTTAGAGAAGCGGAGGAGCTAAGGATACAACAAGGAGAGGCCTCAAGCGCACATGTGCCACAgttcttttctgatttttcattttctgagATCGAGGAAGCTAGTCAAAACTTTGATCCTTCAGCTAAGATTGGAGAAGGTGGTTTTGGAAGCATTTTTAAAGGTTTCCTTCGTCACACTGAGGTGGCTATAAAAATGCTAAATGCTCATAGTTTGCAAGGCCCCTCTGAATTCCAGCAAGAGGTTAGTTATACACTTAGGAATCAGTTGATTTACATACATTAGGAATCCTATTGGgaatattaacatgttggtaaatGTAAGCAGCTTTCATTGCTTTCAGAATTATTTAGATTTGATGGCTTTGAGAAGCTAAAAAACTGAGCATATAAACATTTTTGAAAATGCTTCTTGCAGATTATTGAACCATTTACTTTACACAATAGTTTGGGGAAAGAAAACTGCTTTTGAATTTAATCACATGTTTTTCATTTGATGACATAAGATGATTGTATCTCAGGTAGATATACTAAGTAAACTGAGGCACACCAATCTTGTCACACTTATTGGTGCCTGCCCTGAAGCTTGGACTCTGATCTACGAGTATCTACCAAATGGAAGCCTTGAAGATCGGCTAAACTGCAAGGGCAATACACCTCCATTATCATGGCAAGCTCGAATTCGTATTGCTACTGAGTTGTGCTCTGTCCTAATATTTCTACACTCCAGTAAACCACACAGCATTGTACATGGTGATTTGAAACCTTCCAATATTCTCCTTGATGCCAACTTTGTCTGCAAGCTTAGTGACTTTGGTATCAGTCGGCTATTGGCTCGTGGCCAAGGTTCAAGCAACAATACAACACTATTTTGCAGGACTGATCCGAAAGGAACTTTTGCCTACATGGATCCGGAGTTCCTTTCATCGGGAGAACTTACACCAAAGTCAGATGTGTACTCATTTGGAATTATACTCTTACGGTTGCTAACCGGAAGACCACCTTTGGGAATAACAAAGGAAGTACAGTATGCATTAGATTCTGGGAAGCTGGAAACCCTCTTGGATCCTTTAGCTGGAGACTGGCCATTTGTACAGGCTGAACAGGTAGCTCGCTTGGCATTGAGGTGTTGTGAGATGAGCCGGAAGTGCAGGGCAGACCTCGTGTCAGATGTTTGGAGGGTACTCGAACCAATGAGGGCTTCATGTGGCTCCTCCTCATCCTTCCGGCTGGGTACTGAAGAGCATTTCCAACCTCCctcatattttatttgtccCATTTTCCAGGTAAATTCAGCtctttattaattaaaatcaGAAGTACATCTTCTTAGTACATGCATGACATTTTAGCTATAAGCGAGTTTGTGGTAGACTTTTACATTCAATAGTTCTTTACTTGTTTATGCCGTGGTCTACCTCTCTACTGAAATTCTTCCATGTCAAACCTTTCTTTTTCCAAACGTGCAGGAAGTCATGCAAGATCCGCATGTTGCAGCAGATGGTTTCACTTATGAAGCAGAAGCTCTGCGAGGATGGATGGACAGTGGCCACGAAACTTCACCTATGACAAACCTTAAGCTTGAACACAAGAATCTCGTCCCCAACCATGCTCTTCGCTCTGCAATTCAGGAGTGGCTGCAACAGCACTGATAATCTGGTTCTTCATCATAGGCATATATAAAGATATACCTGCATACATACACGAGTAAACGTTTATTAGATCAATATAATCACTGTTTCAGACCAATCGAGAAAATTCTTACTCCATTCATTCTTGGAGCATATGGCCATACGGACGAATGCGTTTACATAATACCTCATTTGTACGTAATACCTActtacatatatcaaatgtagacaGGCGTTACATTGCTTAATCATGCACGTTTGAGATTTATAATTGAAATATACTGTGATATTATCATTTCCTCTTCGGCTCTTGCTTTGTTTAAGAATGAACACTACCCCTGTTGAACTACCCTGATACCGACGGCTCCGCCCGCTGCCGCCGCTCTCTCTTTTTCGTCCATCTTCTTATCTCTCCAATGTCTGCAAAATTTCTTCTTGGTACATGAGAATACTGGCCCAGTGTGTTACCACTTCGAGCTAGGATCTCATTTGGAATAAATTTTCTGTAATGAAACGATGATCGAACTTGGTGAGTCTATTGATTTGGTTCTCATTAACAACAAAGTAATTCTAGCATGTTTTTACCTTTGGTGGGTAAATTAATGATAAATGATAGCTCGAGTGAAGAATCATGatcaaaactaacaaaggGTACACTAATCCAGTCAAGTCGgagaagaaaccaaaaacGGTACAGCTGGAGCCCACGCACGTGCGTCAATCGCCTTCCGCACGTGTAATCCCACCATTTAGTACGGAGCATGTGTGGGCTAGCTGACCACAACTAAAGTGCATTTCCCATGTGCGGGCCCTACTTTATGGATTTAGTGCCGTATGTTTAACGAAACTGAATGCTCCCATGAGCTGCACCCCATAAGGTCGGACAGGTGTTGCTTTCTGATTGGACATTTTAACGAAACAGATGATAGGAATCATAGGATGGAAGGATCGCTGACTTTAATTGGAATATTCCCACTTATGATGCTGGACACGTTTGAGTGTCATGGTGAGGCTGCAGTAGAGGATCTGAACTGGAGTAATAATTTATTGAGTCGTCTAATCTGTACGGTCCATACGGACTTATTTATCACTTCAGACGGTAACCGGTGATATCTGAGGAAATGTTAAGAGTCTATTCCACGCGCTTTTTAAGGATATTCTCTTTTGTTATTTTATACTATTGTGATGGAATAATATTTGATAAATAAAGAACATGTCAACTGTgagtttaaactttaaagaGAAGAACCCCCTGAAGAAAGTTTCGAATGATCCAGACAGTTAGAATAGctaagtcaaagattcgatgatAATTGAATTAGAGAAATTATAGGTAATATTATAAGGAAAGTATGAGTTTAtgttttttatatttccaGT
This genomic interval carries:
- the LOC126801905 gene encoding U-box domain-containing protein 33 isoform X1, encoding MAVVRSVPAMMRPAEPIRYPDTSDMASFGEIVVEPVARVIQDMIYVTVGTSVKESKSNLIWTLQNSGGKRVCIIHVHQPAMMIPMMGTKFPASQMKDQEVRAFREIERQNMQKILEDYLRICRQMGVRAEKLHIEMDCIEKGIVELISQHGIRKLVMGAAADKSHSSRKMTDLKSKKAIYVREHAPIFCHIQFVCKGHLIHTREANLDAIDTQVALPPPRPSPDSEPSRLHLRSRSSVTFGQNNRLPLSNPAQDLFRRVRSSKTDKYGGSTSDVTEGISTPSSSRLEADGIVDEWDRLSRSASGYSSCSSSALGDLPLIQFERIEGSENGSGNSIALTHLKDLNRSSPPSVLQDGNVDDTLYDHLDQAMAEAENAKREAFEEAIRRGKAEKDAIDAIRRAKASEFLYNEELKQRKEIEDTVAREREELEKMKRQRDEVMEELSAALEQKSQLESQIIESDRIVQSLEQKIISAVDLLQSYKRERDELHVERDNALREAEELRIQQGEASSAHVPQFFSDFSFSEIEEASQNFDPSAKIGEGGFGSIFKGFLRHTEVAIKMLNAHSLQGPSEFQQEVDILSKLRHTNLVTLIGACPEAWTLIYEYLPNGSLEDRLNCKGNTPPLSWQARIRIATELCSVLIFLHSSKPHSIVHGDLKPSNILLDANFVCKLSDFGISRLLARGQGSSNNTTLFCRTDPKGTFAYMDPEFLSSGELTPKSDVYSFGIILLRLLTGRPPLGITKEVQYALDSGKLETLLDPLAGDWPFVQAEQVARLALRCCEMSRKCRADLVSDVWRVLEPMRASCGSSSSFRLGTEEHFQPPSYFICPIFQEVMQDPHVAADGFTYEAEALRGWMDSGHETSPMTNLKLEHKNLVPNHALRSAIQEWLQQH
- the LOC126801905 gene encoding U-box domain-containing protein 33 isoform X2, with the protein product MAVVRSVPAMMRPAEPIRYPDTSDMASFGEIVVEPVARVIQDMIYVTVGTSVKESKSNLIWTLQNSGGKRVCIIHVHQPAMMIPMMGTKFPASQMKDQEVRAFREIERQNMQKILEDYLRICRQMGVRAEKLHIEMDCIEKGIVELISQHGIRKLVMGAAADKSHSRKMTDLKSKKAIYVREHAPIFCHIQFVCKGHLIHTREANLDAIDTQVALPPPRPSPDSEPSRLHLRSRSSVTFGQNNRLPLSNPAQDLFRRVRSSKTDKYGGSTSDVTEGISTPSSSRLEADGIVDEWDRLSRSASGYSSCSSSALGDLPLIQFERIEGSENGSGNSIALTHLKDLNRSSPPSVLQDGNVDDTLYDHLDQAMAEAENAKREAFEEAIRRGKAEKDAIDAIRRAKASEFLYNEELKQRKEIEDTVAREREELEKMKRQRDEVMEELSAALEQKSQLESQIIESDRIVQSLEQKIISAVDLLQSYKRERDELHVERDNALREAEELRIQQGEASSAHVPQFFSDFSFSEIEEASQNFDPSAKIGEGGFGSIFKGFLRHTEVAIKMLNAHSLQGPSEFQQEVDILSKLRHTNLVTLIGACPEAWTLIYEYLPNGSLEDRLNCKGNTPPLSWQARIRIATELCSVLIFLHSSKPHSIVHGDLKPSNILLDANFVCKLSDFGISRLLARGQGSSNNTTLFCRTDPKGTFAYMDPEFLSSGELTPKSDVYSFGIILLRLLTGRPPLGITKEVQYALDSGKLETLLDPLAGDWPFVQAEQVARLALRCCEMSRKCRADLVSDVWRVLEPMRASCGSSSSFRLGTEEHFQPPSYFICPIFQEVMQDPHVAADGFTYEAEALRGWMDSGHETSPMTNLKLEHKNLVPNHALRSAIQEWLQQH
- the LOC126801905 gene encoding U-box domain-containing protein 33 isoform X3, which translates into the protein MAVVRSVPAMMRPAEPIRYPDTSDMASFGEIVVEPVARVIQDMIYVTVGTSVKESKSNLIWTLQNSGGKRVCIIHVHQPAMMIPMMGTKFPASQMKDQEVRAFREIERQNMQKILEDYLRICRQMGVRAEKLHIEMDCIEKGIVELISQHGIRKLVMGAAADKSHSSRKMTDLKSKKAIYVREHAPIFCHIQFVCKGHLIHTREANLDAIDTQVALPPPRPSPDSEPSRLHLRSRSSVTFGQNNRLPLSNPAQDLFRRVRSSKTDKYGGSTSDVTEGISTPSSSRLEADGIVDEWDRLSRSASGYSSCSSSALGDLPLIQFERIEGSENGSGNSIALTHLKDLNRSSPPSVLDGNVDDTLYDHLDQAMAEAENAKREAFEEAIRRGKAEKDAIDAIRRAKASEFLYNEELKQRKEIEDTVAREREELEKMKRQRDEVMEELSAALEQKSQLESQIIESDRIVQSLEQKIISAVDLLQSYKRERDELHVERDNALREAEELRIQQGEASSAHVPQFFSDFSFSEIEEASQNFDPSAKIGEGGFGSIFKGFLRHTEVAIKMLNAHSLQGPSEFQQEVDILSKLRHTNLVTLIGACPEAWTLIYEYLPNGSLEDRLNCKGNTPPLSWQARIRIATELCSVLIFLHSSKPHSIVHGDLKPSNILLDANFVCKLSDFGISRLLARGQGSSNNTTLFCRTDPKGTFAYMDPEFLSSGELTPKSDVYSFGIILLRLLTGRPPLGITKEVQYALDSGKLETLLDPLAGDWPFVQAEQVARLALRCCEMSRKCRADLVSDVWRVLEPMRASCGSSSSFRLGTEEHFQPPSYFICPIFQEVMQDPHVAADGFTYEAEALRGWMDSGHETSPMTNLKLEHKNLVPNHALRSAIQEWLQQH
- the LOC126801905 gene encoding U-box domain-containing protein 33 isoform X4; translated protein: MAVVRSVPAMMRPAEPIRYPDTSDMASFGEIVVEPVARVIQDMIYVTVGTSVKESKSNLIWTLQNSGGKRVCIIHVHQPAMMIPMMGTKFPASQMKDQEVRAFREIERQNMQKILEDYLRICRQMGVRAEKLHIEMDCIEKGIVELISQHGIRKLVMGAAADKSHSRKMTDLKSKKAIYVREHAPIFCHIQFVCKGHLIHTREANLDAIDTQVALPPPRPSPDSEPSRLHLRSRSSVTFGQNNRLPLSNPAQDLFRRVRSSKTDKYGGSTSDVTEGISTPSSSRLEADGIVDEWDRLSRSASGYSSCSSSALGDLPLIQFERIEGSENGSGNSIALTHLKDLNRSSPPSVLDGNVDDTLYDHLDQAMAEAENAKREAFEEAIRRGKAEKDAIDAIRRAKASEFLYNEELKQRKEIEDTVAREREELEKMKRQRDEVMEELSAALEQKSQLESQIIESDRIVQSLEQKIISAVDLLQSYKRERDELHVERDNALREAEELRIQQGEASSAHVPQFFSDFSFSEIEEASQNFDPSAKIGEGGFGSIFKGFLRHTEVAIKMLNAHSLQGPSEFQQEVDILSKLRHTNLVTLIGACPEAWTLIYEYLPNGSLEDRLNCKGNTPPLSWQARIRIATELCSVLIFLHSSKPHSIVHGDLKPSNILLDANFVCKLSDFGISRLLARGQGSSNNTTLFCRTDPKGTFAYMDPEFLSSGELTPKSDVYSFGIILLRLLTGRPPLGITKEVQYALDSGKLETLLDPLAGDWPFVQAEQVARLALRCCEMSRKCRADLVSDVWRVLEPMRASCGSSSSFRLGTEEHFQPPSYFICPIFQEVMQDPHVAADGFTYEAEALRGWMDSGHETSPMTNLKLEHKNLVPNHALRSAIQEWLQQH